The Algiphilus sp. region TGAATGCCCGGCGCGTCGCCACGGATCTGACGGGCAGCCTCGATCACTGTGAAGATGCCGTACATCCCGGGGTGCACGCAGGACAGGCCGCCGCCATTCGTGTTCACCGGCAACACGCCGCCAGGCGCGATGCGTCCGCCCTCGACAAAGGCCCCTCCCTCGCCCTTCGCGCAGAACCCAAGATCTTCGAGAAACAAAATCGTGTTGATGGTGAAGGCATCATAGAGCTCGACCGCCTGGATATCCGCAGGGGTCACTCCGGCCGCCGCAAAGGCGCGCGCGCCCGAGTCGCGGGCCGCGGTCACGGTGAAATCCTTCATCTGGGAAATCTGCCGGTGCGAGCTTGCCGCAGCACTGCCCAGCACATAGACAGGTGCCTTCGGGAAATCCCGGGCGCGGTCCGCGCGGACCATTACGATCGCGCCGCCACCGTCGGTGACAAGACAACAGTCGCGCACGGTCAATGGATCGCCCACCATGCGCGAACCCAACACGTCCTCGCGGGTCAGCGGGCCGCGCTCGAACGCTTCGGGGTTGCGCTGCGCCCAGGCCCGCGCGGCAACGGCCACGTCGGCCAGCTGTTCGCGGGTGGTACCATATTCATGCATGTGCCGCGCCGCCGCCATCGCATAGGCCGAGATCGGATAGCGCGGATTATACGGCGCCTCGTAGGCCGGAGGACGTGAAGCGGTCACCAGTCTGCCCGACGCGGTGCGCTGGTTGGAGCCATAAACAATCAGCGCGACATCACACAGACCGGCGTCCAGCGCCATGGTCGCGGACGTCAGGTAGTTTACGAAGGACGAACCGCCCGACATCGTGCCATCAATGAAACGGGGCTGGATGCCCAGATACTCCGCCGCCATAAGCGCCGGCATGCTGTCTTCCATCATGGTGCAAAACAGCCCGTCGACGTCGGACAGTTTCAGCCCGGCATCGCCAAGCGCCGCAAGCGCAGATTGCGCCATGACATCATAGGCCGTCAGGCCATGGGCTTCTCCGAAACCGGCATGACCGGTTCCCACGATGGCGGATTTCCCCCGAAGTTCAGTGGTCATGGCCTATCCCTCCGACGGTTTGAAAAGCACGGCCGGAACACCCTCGGCCTCGCCCACGAATGCGGTTACAGGCATGTCGATGACGACCTCACCCGGGGCAATGCCCTCGACCCGGCTCATCATCCGGACACCCTCGTCCAGCTCGACGACGCATACGTTGTAGTCGCCGCCCCGTTCGGGCTTTCGGCGCACGACTGTTGTGGTGTGGACCCGTCCCTTGCCGCCGGCCTGCTTCCACGAAATCGCGGTGCCATGACAATGTGGACACAGGACTCGCGGGAAAAAGTGATAGGCCCCGCAGTCGTCGCACTTGGGCAGCAGGATCTCTCCCTCTGCCAGCGCGCGTTGGAAAAGCTGGTCTGGTCCTTTGGCATCCTGCATAGGCGTTCTCCTTCAAGCGACCCAGTCTTTGTTTAAGCGTATTGATAACCTTTCTAACATTTGTTAGATTTAGTCAACCTTTCAGGATCAATTGAGAGAAACTCATGTCAGGTTCAGACTTAGCCCCCCTTTCCGGCAAACTCGTCGTTGCGTTGGAACAGGCAGTCGCCGCGCCTTTTTGCTCCTCGCGGCTGGCCGATGCCGGCGCGCGTGTGATCAAGATCGAACGCAAGGGAGCCGGCGATTTCGCCCGCGCCTACGATACCGCCGCCAACGGTGAAAGCGCCTATTTCACATGGCTGAACCGAGGCAAAGAATCGGTCGCCTTGGACATTAAAGCCGACGAAGACCGTGAAATCCTGCTCAGGATGCTGGAAAACGCAGATGTGTTTATTCAAAACCTGCTGCCGGGCGCGCTGGCCAAGCTCGGGCTCGATTCCGCGACTCTGAGAGAGAGCTTCCCGCGTCTCGTGACCTGCGACATCACCGGATATGGCGAAGACGGCCCGATGCGCGACGCCAAGGCCTATGACCTTCTGGTGCAATGCGAGAGCGGTCTGGCATCAGTGACCGGTACACCCGACGGACCAGGACGGGTGGGCGTGTCGGTCTGCGATATCGCCACCGGTATGACAGCCCATGCTGGAATCTGCGAAGCACTTGTCGGGCGTGATCGCACCGGCAAGGGCAGCGGCGTTTCCGTGGCAATGTTTGATGTGATGGCCGACTGGATGTCGGTTCCGCTGCTGTATCACGATTACCTTGGCAAGCCGACACCTCGTGTCGGACTGAACCACACGGTCATCTGCCCGTACGGGGCCTATGAATGCAAGGACGGTCAGCTTGTCGTCATTACCGTTCAGCACAGCGGCGAATGGCAACGGTTCTGTGAACACATACTGGGCGATGCGGCTTTGGCAACCGACCCCCGGTTCCATGACAACACGTCGCGAATTGAAAACAAACCCGCGCTCGAAGTTCTCATCAAGGCCGTGTTCGCCTCGCATGACCGCGCCGAGATGCTGAAGCGGCTTGACGCTGCGGGCATTGCGTCTGGCGCGGTGAACGATGTGGCGACCCTGTCCGATCACCCCCAGCTCGACCGGTCCGTGATTGCCACGCCGTCCGGTGAAATCAACGTCCCGTCACCCCCGATCCGTCGCAGCCTCGGTGAAACGGCACTGGGTGCCTGCCCGGCCTTCGATGCGCAAGGCAAAGCCCTTCGCGCTGAGTTCGGCCGTCGTTCATAAAAACGGTGGGCAACTAAAAGGGTGGACAACCAAATGGCCGCTGAGAACAAACCGGGGATCCTTCAAGGCGTGAAGATCGTCGATCTGACTTCTGTGGTTTTCGGACCTTTGGCGACGCAGATGCTGGGCGATCTGGGGGCCGATGTGATCAAGGTCGAAGGCCCCGAGGGCGATCTTCTTCGCCAGGTCCAGCCATCGCGCAACAAGCTGATGGGTGCCGCTTTTCTGGGGGCCAACCGTAACAAGCGCAGTGTCGTACTCGACCTCAAAACGCAAACCGGTCGCGATCAGTTGCGCAAGTTGCTCATCGATGCCGATGTGACGATTTCGAGCATCCGGCCTGCGGCGCTGGCCAGATTGTCTTTGGATCCCGAAACCCTACGCCAGGAAAACCCGAACCTGATCACGGTATCCGCCACCGGTTTCGGGCAGGACGGGCCCTATGCCGCCAAGCCTGCATTCGACGATTCCGTCCAGTCGGTGTCGGGATTGGCCAGCCTGGCGACCCTTCGCGACCCCGAGGCACCGCCCGCCTATGCCCCGACAATTCTCGCCGACAAGCTTGGCGGGGTCACCGCTGCCTATGCCGTGATGGGTGCCCTATTCCACCGCGAACGTACTGGAGAGGCCCAGCATGTCGAGGTTCCGATGTTTGAGACGCTGGCCGCCTTCCTGTTGGCCGAACATATGGATGGTGCCACCTTTGAAGAGCTTCCGCAGGATTTCGGCTATGCCCGCATGCTGGTTCCGCACCGGCATCCAGTTCAGACCGCTGATGGCTACATCACAATTCTGCCTTACACCAACGTACAATGGGCGCGGTTTTTCAAGACGGTTGGGCGCAATGACATGATCGACCATGTCTGGGTCACGGACATGGACGCCCGTAGCCGCAACATCGGCGCAGTATACGATATGGTGGCGCACATTGCGCTGACCCGGACCACAGATGAGTGGCTTGACCTCATGGAGCAGGCCGACATACCCGCCATGCCAGTGCGCAACCTGTCAGATTTGCCGAACGATCCCCATCTTGCCGCAACCGGGTTCTTTCAACGGATTGATCACCCGACCGAAGGTGCGATCTGGACGACACGCCCGCCGGTTCGCTTTTCGGCGACCCCTGCGCGACATGATCATCGCCCGGCCCCGCGACTTGGGGAACACAGCGACGAAATTCTGGGGCCGGGCAGGGAGTAGCCCCACCCGGCACCGGACGGATCAAACATCCATCGAGCGTGCGATCAGTTCCTTCATGATCTCGTTGGTGCCGCCGAAGATGCGCATGACACGGGCATCGGCCCACGCCCGCGCCACCGGATACTCGAGCATGTAGCCATAGCCACCGTGCAGCTGCACGCACTCGTCGATCACCCGGTTCATCATGTCGGAGCACCAGTACTTCGCCGCCGCGGCGGCCTCCGGCGACAGCTTGTCCTGCAGCACGAGCTCCAGGCAGCGGTCGACGTAGACCTGCCCGATCTCGATCTCGGAGCGCATCTCGGCGAGCTTGAAGCGACTGTTCTGGAAGCTCGCCACCGGCTTGCCGAAGGCCTTGCGGTTCTTGGTGTACTCGACGGTCTGCTCGAAGGCGCTGCGCGCGCCGGCGGCGCACATCACGGCGATCACCATGCGCTCCCAGGCGAGCTCGCGCATGAGCATCGTGAAGCCCTGATGCAGCCCCTTCTCGCCGCCCAGGATGTTGGACTTGGGCACCCGCACGTTCTCGAAGAACAGCTCGCAGGTGTCCTGCGCCTTCATGCCGACCTTCTTGAGCGGCTTGGCCTTGCTGAAGCCGGGGCGATCGGCTTCCACCAGCAGCAGCGACACGCCCTTGGCACCCTTCTCGCCATCGGCGGAGCGCACCGCCACGATGGCGAGATCGCAGAGGTAGCCGTTGGTGATGAAGGTCTTGCTGCCGTTGAGGATGTAGTCGTCACCATCCTCCGCAATCTGCGTGCGGATGCCCTGCAGATCGGAGCCGGTGCCGGGCTCGGTCATCGCGATGGCGCCGACCGTCTCGCCGGATACCAGCTTCGGCAGCCACTGCTGCTTCTGCTCTTCCGAGCCGTAGGCAACGATGTACGGTGCCACGATGTCCGAGTGAACCGGCCAGCCGATGCCCGAGGCGCCTGCGCGCATCATCTCCTCGAGCGCGACCACGCTGTACAGCCGGTCGCCGCCCGGTCCGCCGTATTCCTCCGGAACGGTCGGACAGAGCATGCCCATGTCGCCTGCAAGGTTCCAGATCTTGCGGTCGACGTGCTGCTGTTCTTCCCATGCCTCGTGATGCGGCATGACCTCTTCCGCGAGGAAGCGGTGCACGCTGCGGCGGAACTCCTCGTGCTCGTCACCGAAGATGGTGCGCGGAATCATCGGGGAAACCGTGCTCTGCACGGATGGCGGTGTCGATGTCATGTCGTGTATCCGGATTCAGTGAATGGTTCTCGGGGACGGGCGCCGTCGATGCGCCCGGCGTCAGCGTGCCATTTCGGGATGCGCGCGGCTTCCCGTGAAAGGACGACGCCGCTTCCGCCCCATGCCCTCAGGTCCTGGCAAGGAAGCGACCCAGCGTATAGGTAAATCGCGTTGCCGCCTCGACCGGGATCACATGCCCCGCGCCGCGGAACTCGTGGACGCGGGCGCCGGGCACCAACCGGGCGATGTGGCGCTGCCCCTGCGCCGGGAATACCTGCGACGATCGGCCGACCAGCACCCACAGCGGCGTGCGCACCGAGCGCAGCGAATCCCGGAAGTCGTAGTCCTGCTCGATGAACGATGCCACGCAGCGCAGGTAGGCACTCCAGTTGTTCGGCTCCAGCAGGATGCGGCCGTAGCGCACCCCGCCGGCGCCGAGCACGAGCCGCCACCAGATGCTCCCGAAGCAGCTGCGGAAGAACTCCGCGAACCAGGCCCAGAACTGCTCCTGCAGGTCCGGTGGCAGCTGCTTGAAGGGCAGCGCATGGTCCACGCCGTCGAAGGCCTGCAGCAGCGCGCGACCGCGCTCGAAGGCGGCCTCGTTGTCGTCGCCCATCAGGCCCCAGCGCCAGTCCGGCTTGTTGGCGATGCAGGGCGTCTGGTCGACGTGCATGTAGGCACGCAGATGATCGAAGCCATAGCGCTGCTGGTACGCGAAGGCGCTGGCGGCTCCGATCGAGAATCCGACCATGCGCGGATTGTCGAGCTTCAGGTGCGCCAGCAGATCCTGGACATCGTCGGCGTTCTGGCCCAGCGCATCGGCACGCGTCAATCGTACGTGCCGCGAACCACCGAAACCGCGGAAGTCGAGCATGACGAAGCGGTTGGTGAGCACGTAGGGCAACACGTACGGCAGCCAGAACGCCGCACGCATGCCGAAGGCATGCAGCATGACGTTGGGTGTGCCGCGACCGATGTCGAGATAGTGCAATCGCGCGCCGTCACGCGCCTGGAAGTAGGGCATCTTGTTCGAATGTATTCAGCTGGGCCGCACGAGGGCGGCGCTTCAAGGCAGTCGCTTCGACGGAGTCCGGAGCGCGGCACTAGGCACCGGCGTCGACCCGCTGAAGGTAGAAGTAGTAAGGGTGACCGTCGTGCAGCACACCCTTGCCGTTCATGACACCCATGAGGGTGTCATCGTCGATGCGGCGGAAATGGTCGAGCACCGGGCGCCGGTCGTAGACCATGGTCGCCGACACCTTGCCCCGGTAGGCAACCATCCAGAGGCTGGCGCCGCCGCCCATGGTCTCGAGATCGGAGAACAGCTCGCCATCCGCCCCCCGGCAGATCAGCGGATCGACCTCTTCGACCGAGTGGAAGGTCTTCCCGTACCAGCCGGTCGCCGCAAGCTGCTGCGTGACCGGGTGCCCGGTATCGAAGTCCCCGCCCTTCCAGCGTCCCAGGATGGACTCGCATTCGACCGGCTCGAGCGCGTCGTACACGCGCTCGAGCTCGCCGACTGCAATGCGCCCCGACTGCCCCCGCAGTTCCCGGAAGCGCTCCACCGCTGCCACCGCGTCCATCTCCACCCTTGTGCTCGCTTGATCCATCGTCGGGCCGGTGCGCTACAGCGTCTTGAGATACTCGACGATCGCGCGGCGCTCCTGGTCCGTGAGCACGCGCGTGAACTCGTGCCCCTGCCGGCCCTGGCTGTACAGGTGCGTGTTGTAGACCTTGCGATTCTCGATCTGCCGGCGGCCCACCTGCAGCAGCGTCGGCACGTTGCCGATGTTCCACGCTGCGATGACGTTGCCGTAGAGCAGGTCGAGGATCTCCTGCAGCACCGGATCGTTCTCGCCGCCGGGCGAGCAGGTCAGGAGCGGTGTGGTCCCGCTGTCTCCGCAATCGAGCTCATCGTACTTCCAGCCCATGCGCTGCTCGTCGTAGGCGCGCTCGAGGCTGGTGTCGTAGCCCATCACGACCTGGCCCTCCTGCCCGGCCGGCGCCGGCTCGGACACCCGGCGCCAGAGCGCCGGACGATCCTCCGGATCGAGCACGCCCCAGACATCCGGCACCGCGCCGTTGTGGAAATACGGAGCAGTCGCCCAGACCCCGTAGAGGGGCGGCGCCAGATAGCCGGGCGCCCGGTCGCCGCTGGCGGCAGTACGGTTCTGCGCGCTGCAGTCCTGATCCGTGCCCACGGTCTCGGGATAGGCCAGGAAGCTGGTCGTGGCGTACTCGTTGACCGCCTCGTTGTTGGTGTCGACGCGCGCGGAATCCGTACCGATGATCTCGTTCGGCACGATGTAGCTGGCCACGCCGTCGAGCGATGGATCCGCGAGGAAGGCGGGATCGTTCACGTAGCGCGGCGAGTAGGCGCCGTGGCAGCTGGCACAGGAACCGTTGCCGCCCTCGGGACGCGGCACGGGATTGTCGAGGTTCTCGCCCCAGAGATCCTTGCTGTGGAACAGGATCGCGCCCTGGCGGGCCAGCGATTCGTCCACGTCCATCGGGTACTCGGGCGACTCGAGCCCCATCATCCAGGTGTCGGCGTCCTGGGCATGCTCGCGCACCCAGTTCTCGCCCTCGATGCCGCCGAACACGCCGTTGAGCGGGGTGTAGAAGATCATGTCCACCCGCGACGCATCACCGGACCAGATGCCGTCCTGGAACTTGACCGGGCGGCTGCCCACGTTCCACCACGCCGGGGTATCGCCGGAAGCGGTGGATCCCGAGGTGATGACATCCAGGGTGTACCGATCGAGCCGCAGCCCGGTCTGCTGATTCAGCAGGAAGAAGACGTTGACGACGCTGGCGTTGTTGGTTCCGCGGCTCTTGCCGAATATGCTGAAGATCGCCCC contains the following coding sequences:
- a CDS encoding acetyl-CoA acetyltransferase — encoded protein: MTTELRGKSAIVGTGHAGFGEAHGLTAYDVMAQSALAALGDAGLKLSDVDGLFCTMMEDSMPALMAAEYLGIQPRFIDGTMSGGSSFVNYLTSATMALDAGLCDVALIVYGSNQRTASGRLVTASRPPAYEAPYNPRYPISAYAMAAARHMHEYGTTREQLADVAVAARAWAQRNPEAFERGPLTREDVLGSRMVGDPLTVRDCCLVTDGGGAIVMVRADRARDFPKAPVYVLGSAAASSHRQISQMKDFTVTAARDSGARAFAAAGVTPADIQAVELYDAFTINTILFLEDLGFCAKGEGGAFVEGGRIAPGGVLPVNTNGGGLSCVHPGMYGIFTVIEAARQIRGDAPGI
- a CDS encoding OB-fold domain-containing protein, whose amino-acid sequence is MQDAKGPDQLFQRALAEGEILLPKCDDCGAYHFFPRVLCPHCHGTAISWKQAGGKGRVHTTTVVRRKPERGGDYNVCVVELDEGVRMMSRVEGIAPGEVVIDMPVTAFVGEAEGVPAVLFKPSEG
- a CDS encoding CaiB/BaiF CoA-transferase family protein, coding for MSGSDLAPLSGKLVVALEQAVAAPFCSSRLADAGARVIKIERKGAGDFARAYDTAANGESAYFTWLNRGKESVALDIKADEDREILLRMLENADVFIQNLLPGALAKLGLDSATLRESFPRLVTCDITGYGEDGPMRDAKAYDLLVQCESGLASVTGTPDGPGRVGVSVCDIATGMTAHAGICEALVGRDRTGKGSGVSVAMFDVMADWMSVPLLYHDYLGKPTPRVGLNHTVICPYGAYECKDGQLVVITVQHSGEWQRFCEHILGDAALATDPRFHDNTSRIENKPALEVLIKAVFASHDRAEMLKRLDAAGIASGAVNDVATLSDHPQLDRSVIATPSGEINVPSPPIRRSLGETALGACPAFDAQGKALRAEFGRRS
- a CDS encoding CoA transferase — protein: MAAENKPGILQGVKIVDLTSVVFGPLATQMLGDLGADVIKVEGPEGDLLRQVQPSRNKLMGAAFLGANRNKRSVVLDLKTQTGRDQLRKLLIDADVTISSIRPAALARLSLDPETLRQENPNLITVSATGFGQDGPYAAKPAFDDSVQSVSGLASLATLRDPEAPPAYAPTILADKLGGVTAAYAVMGALFHRERTGEAQHVEVPMFETLAAFLLAEHMDGATFEELPQDFGYARMLVPHRHPVQTADGYITILPYTNVQWARFFKTVGRNDMIDHVWVTDMDARSRNIGAVYDMVAHIALTRTTDEWLDLMEQADIPAMPVRNLSDLPNDPHLAATGFFQRIDHPTEGAIWTTRPPVRFSATPARHDHRPAPRLGEHSDEILGPGRE
- a CDS encoding acyl-CoA dehydrogenase family protein, which produces MIPRTIFGDEHEEFRRSVHRFLAEEVMPHHEAWEEQQHVDRKIWNLAGDMGMLCPTVPEEYGGPGGDRLYSVVALEEMMRAGASGIGWPVHSDIVAPYIVAYGSEEQKQQWLPKLVSGETVGAIAMTEPGTGSDLQGIRTQIAEDGDDYILNGSKTFITNGYLCDLAIVAVRSADGEKGAKGVSLLLVEADRPGFSKAKPLKKVGMKAQDTCELFFENVRVPKSNILGGEKGLHQGFTMLMRELAWERMVIAVMCAAGARSAFEQTVEYTKNRKAFGKPVASFQNSRFKLAEMRSEIEIGQVYVDRCLELVLQDKLSPEAAAAAKYWCSDMMNRVIDECVQLHGGYGYMLEYPVARAWADARVMRIFGGTNEIMKELIARSMDV
- a CDS encoding alpha/beta hydrolase yields the protein MPYFQARDGARLHYLDIGRGTPNVMLHAFGMRAAFWLPYVLPYVLTNRFVMLDFRGFGGSRHVRLTRADALGQNADDVQDLLAHLKLDNPRMVGFSIGAASAFAYQQRYGFDHLRAYMHVDQTPCIANKPDWRWGLMGDDNEAAFERGRALLQAFDGVDHALPFKQLPPDLQEQFWAWFAEFFRSCFGSIWWRLVLGAGGVRYGRILLEPNNWSAYLRCVASFIEQDYDFRDSLRSVRTPLWVLVGRSSQVFPAQGQRHIARLVPGARVHEFRGAGHVIPVEAATRFTYTLGRFLART
- a CDS encoding DUF4334 domain-containing protein translates to MDAVAAVERFRELRGQSGRIAVGELERVYDALEPVECESILGRWKGGDFDTGHPVTQQLAATGWYGKTFHSVEEVDPLICRGADGELFSDLETMGGGASLWMVAYRGKVSATMVYDRRPVLDHFRRIDDDTLMGVMNGKGVLHDGHPYYFYLQRVDAGA